Genomic DNA from Larus michahellis chromosome 3, bLarMic1.1, whole genome shotgun sequence:
TCTAAAATTGTGAGGCTCATCAGAAAAATAAGGTTTCAAACACTgtaaagaaaaggagagggggaaaattgTGTGAAAGTCTTTGAGTATTCCTCTGTGCAGTCACAGTaggacaacttttttttttttctttttttactttggaGCCTAGACAAGACTACTTTAATCATGACAATCCTCATTACTAAAGGAGTATTTTCTATTATAAACTTGTCCTTACATGTTCACTTCTTTGAATtgcttatcttcattttttttatattgggGGTGGGGATTCTTGCCTTTGCTTTGATCTCATGGGAAAAGCATGGAATAATGTCAGACACCTGAGGCATACCTCCTCTCTGTCAGGAGAGATTCTCCTGGTACAGAGGCTGATGTTACTGCTGCTTCTTGGGGAGTCTGCTCAGACTTGGGACTGAGAAGGAACTATTTTTCGTGGAACTCTTTGGCCGCACAGGCTCTGAACGGTGCTGTATCCATTATCAATGGACTAGGGATGGTTTGTGAATTTAGGATTACAGATCTGGCTGAGTTACTCTGGGAACTTCATCAGCATCTGAAACGAGGCGTAACAAAGGGACCTGAGTCTCCCcccgtgttttcttttttcttttattctgagCAAAATCCTGTAGTCTTGTCAGAGTCTGCTCTCAAAACCGGTGTGCTGCATCACCTTCTCAGACTAAACAACTGGAGAATTCCAGGTTGGAATAACATACATGTGGTCATGTTCTGCAGCCTGTTTCAGTTTCAAAAGAGGTGATGGCTGAGGTGTTAACCTGTGAGTAAGAAGACACTGGAGAAACTTGAGTGACAGCCAAGCCTGATGCTATCCTAGTAAACATCAGCGTTTAGTTCTCAGCAGTGAGAAAGTCCCAGAGATAATCATATATTAAGTAACCATTAAAAAGATATGAGGATTTACCATTACAGGTGGATGTTGAAGAAAGTAATGATGGTAATTaaatacggcattgttttcccctctttaagtactgtgttgattttccccctttgtttttCCTCTATCAGAGGGTAATAGTGGAGGAAATCTTTATTTGGTGTAACCAAATGGAttcagaacaatttattttaaaagacaatttaaatgtgtttattccAGTATATaattttctaagaaaattaaCACCATCTCCCCCAAATCTAAAGAATTTCTTGCTttaacaaacatttaaaataaaactactgGATCAGAGCTCATCGTTTACTGTTGTTTGTCTTGTTCCCTGGTAATGTTTTATGGATCGTGTATGTACATTGCAAAGCTGCAGAAACTTTTAAGTAAATTGTTTTCATGCAGAGAATAAATTATCCTCTGTTTTATTAGCCTCTAGGTAGACTGGGAGCTTCAGTTACTGGAATTGATCCTCTGGAGGACAACATTAGAACAGCAGATCAGCACAAGTCATTTGATCCGGTCCTGGCCAAGAGAATACAGTACAAGTCCAGTTCACTGGAGGAGATTGTGGAAGAGTCTATGGAAACCTTTGATGTAATCGTAGCTTCTGAAGTAGTGGAGCATGTGGCTGACCTTGAAGCGTTTATCAAGTGTTGCTCTCTGGTGTTAAAGGTAAGAGAGTTTTTGCTTTCATTATTGGgaatatttattctcttttattatCATTAAGGCTTTCATTTGAAGGCATGTGAAAACACCTAAACCTGCATTCATTCCTCCACTTTGGAGTGCTTGAGATCCGAAGCCtactccagaggtgccttccattCTCCTCCATCTTGCAAGTACACGTTCCCACCTTCTGTAACTAAAGTTAGAGAAAATTTatttccccagccctgccttAGAAAAGTGTTAATGGCATTACCTAGCATTGCAGTTTTGCTTTGCATCAAGACCTTAAGAAATCTGGTTGCATCTGATTTCACTTAGGTGGGAGGAAACATTGTTGATGGATGGCAGCGGCTCAGACTGCATTGAAACTGGCTGTCATGATGTTTCTGACTCACAAGATTCTATTCCAGCTCTAGCATCACATCAGGTGTGCTCCTGGATTGCTCTTAAAGGGTCATAGTTATGCTTGGAGATACCAGGTGTCGTTTTATTCCTCTTGATATTATTTCATTTGTAAAGGGTGGTAGGCCCAGTACACAAGCAGCAGCTTTCCTTTAATCTCTTGATTTATCTTTCTGGTCATCAGAAGGAATATAGATTATTTGAATGGAACACTTAACTAATTTTCAGCCTGCTGGGGACATAgaaattattctttatttctacCAAACAGTCTCTTTCAGTACTTAGAATtcatttctggctttgttttttggCCCTGTAATCATTAAAACAAGCACGGCATTCAGCAGAATCAAAAATTAGGCAGTATTGCatgttttactttggttttaatttaaaaaggttttctttttacaggAGATAATTATACCATAATATCTTTTATTTATCTACTTCTCAGCAATGTTACGTTATAAGGGACTTTGTCAGACGTTCTTTTGGGCAAGGAAATGGTTATCAGACCATCCAAGACTTTGATTATGCTGACTCTTTGAGGACTACTGAGTCATACTCTTAGAACGTTATATTCTTTATTGTATTTAAATGGTATACTTGTAAATATTGATCCGGGGATGAAATTAGTTCTTACTCTTGCAGCATGTAGACTTGAAGATAGACAAATTACGTGTTTTAATGTGATGAaatttaccatttttttaaaaaaataaatattcttctgatttaacattttaatcttttaattagcCTGAAGGTTCTTTGTTCATTACTACAATCAATAAAACACAGCTGTCCTATGTCCTGGGAATTGTGGTTGCAGAAAAAATAATAGGCATTGTACCAGAAGGAACACATGAGTGGGAGAAGTTTGTTCCCCCCGAAGAGCTGGAGCGCCTCCTGGAATCAAGTAAGTTCTAGGCCAGATGATGGGAATGCGGAGAGGTATCCAAACGCTCCCTGTAGAAATGGCAAGGGGATAAGCTAGGTGGGGTGAGTGCTAGCAACAGTACACAGCTTCTCCTGTGTGAGTTACCGGTTATATGTTATCAGTATCGTTTCTGGTTTAAAGACACTGCTGCTTACTGGATTTTGCATAAAATAAACTAAGTGGAGTCGTAAGAATGCAGAGATTGCTCAAACAAAATGACTGTCACAGCTGCCTTCCGTTTTATCCCCTAACTAAAAATGCCAGGGTTCTCCATCCTGTTCTGGTGACAGAATGTATGCTCTGAAGTGGTTCATACGCTGTAGGTCAAGTTTGAGAAAATAACTGCATTGGCACTCCAGAGCTGCGCTGCTGCCACTGCATTGTCTGTCATCTTCCCTTTGAGAGAAGGTGGTTTTATTCTTGATTGCTGCTCCGTGTTCTTTATTCATGCCATGTTACTAAAAGATTTCTTCAAAAACGTAAAGATGAAACCTACACAAATTCATTAGTCAGTTCTTGAGAAACTATATGATGCTGAtttgaagaaataattaaattgcCCTGGtttgattgcttttaaaatagaCAAAGCACTGAGCTGGGAAGAGTTCTGCCCAttgccctccttccctgcagatgTTTTAAAACCCTCTCACCGAATATTTCACTTTGCTTTAGTTCACTGTAAAGAAGCTGCAGTATGAGTTGAGCTGTTCTCTTGGCAAGGTCTTCTCCTGGCACTTTGAAGTGATGCCATAAGGAACATGACTAAtactgtgtcgtggtttaaccccagctggcagctaggaccacgcagccattCACTCACACCTCCCCACagtaggatagggagaagagagagaaaaaggaaaaaagaacccaacaaataaaacaacaaaaaacctcttgTGCGTTGAGATGAAGAcggtttaatagaacagtaacggaAGAGAAAATATGAGTTACTGGTCATATATTATGAGTATCATTTCTGGTTTAAAGACACTGCTGCTTACTGGattttgcataaaataaataaactaagtGGACTCATAAGAATGCAGAGATTACTCAAACAAAATGACTGTCACAGCTGCCTTCCGTTTGATCCCCTAACTGAAAATGCCAGGGTTCTCCATCCTGTTCTGGTGACAGAATGTACGCCCTGAAGTGGTTCATACGCTGAAGGTCAGGTTTGAGAAAATAACTGCATTGGCACTCCAGAGCTGCGCTGCTGCCACTGCGTTGTTTGTCAGCTTCATTACtcaataatggtaaaagaatgtACAAGATCAGTGATGTgatacaattgctcaccacccaatgatcaggtgcccagcccatcccgagcagcgattGCAGATCCCTGGCccacccccatttatatactgagcctGATGTCTGTGggatggaatattcctttggccagcctgtcctgtctctgctccctctcagcttttatgggaagctgaagtccttgacttaatgtaagcattacttagcaacaactgaaacaacaCGTgctatcaacattattctcataccaaatccaaaacacagcagctactaggaagaaaaaattaactcgtatcccagctgaaaccggGACATAGCGGTTCACATCCTGGTGGTTCCTTCTGTTCTCCCTTCAAAAGGAGAAGCAGGTGCAGTGGAGTGATTTGTTTTGGTAGGGGGTGTGTTTTCCACCTTCCCTCATGCATCCAGCTGGGACGCAGCAGAGCCACGCAGTGAACTGAGCGCGGCTCAGCAGGGAGTGCTAAATCACTCTTTACTTGCACTGAGTCCGTGATGgcattcttctgcctttttctcatcttttccatTCCTAAGGGGAGTCTGCCGAATCCTTTCAAAGACGTGCTCAGATTTTGATTTTGATATGTGTGATATCAATCTGAAGAATGTCTCCACCTGCAGAAAATGTTACCAGTCACCAAAATGTGGTGGTGTGAAGTTGGGGTTTCTAGCATATGGCTTTGAGGTGGCTCACCATAAAGCATGCTCATGGTACGTGGCCTGGCACAGAGCTGTCGCTGCTACTGCCGGTAGCAGGACCCACTGTCACCGGTGATGCCGTTGCCACTGCCTGTAGTGGTGTGTGACAGAGGCCAGCTTGTgaagctctgctccccagctcgGAGGAAGAAGACTTCTTGTTCTAAAGGGTTTGATGTTGCAGTGACTTAGAGTATTTCAGAACATCAGTTGCTTTatggcttctttcttttctagatGGCTTTTCAGTCAAGACTGTGAATGGGATGTTGTATAACCCCCTCTCGGGGTCGTGGAGCTGGATGGAAAGCACGAGCGTGAACTATGCGATGCATGCGGTGAAATCCGGGGCTCAGGCACAGTCCAGCCCCACAGACGCCCTGTCAGAGATGGAAAGCGAACAGCCCTCAGCCACAGCTGGCACTACCGTGTGACAGTCTGAGATGGGTGGTGATGGACTGCCACCAGGAACAGCAAAGGTTTTACCCAGGTGGACacaataaaaccttttttaacAACAAGCTTACCATTTGCATTAATAATGCTTATGCTATTTTTGGCCAAATATTTTAGGGcagtctcagaaaaaaaccagTGCCCATTATCTCAGGAATAATTTAAGATTGAAATGAGCAACGCTTTTAAAGAGTAAGTATTCTTataaaaaagtggttttgaattGTTGGACAGGAAAATGCAAATTATTCTGTCAGTAGCTGGGAGGAAGCTCTTATATGTGATGGCATTTTCAGTCCTACTAGGAAAACTCAGATCTCCATAGAATAATAGCTTAAATGTAGAATGAGTTTAAAAACACAATAgtgtataataaataaaatgccttAGATATTTAAGTTACTGAACTGAGTCagttaaaatatagaaaacactttaaaaaccgCAAACACTTGTTTCTATATTATGCCTTCTccctgagaggaggaaaaaaaccatagaGAGCTGCGAACCTTTTCTGTCAGGTCGTGCTGTTTCTACAGTTGACGTGAGCTAACTGTGCAGGGGTGGAAGAAGAATCTCCTAGACCAGAGTGCCTCAGCTGGCAGAAGTCTTTTCACCATAAAGGTACTTGTATCTGTGCCTATTATTTCAAATTTCTCGCTCTACCCAAATGAAGGGAAGTAAAGTTGCAGGTAGAATTTTACTGAGCAGCCAGAGTTTTATGCTAGAAAAACGATGCATTATCAGTCTGTCCTAGAATTGAAGTTAGATACCTGCTCACTCTCAAGTCCTAGTGCCAGGTTAAGGAAAAGCGTTGATCTGCAATGAAATAGGACTTTCTCAATAAAATGTCTTGTGTATATCCATGGCAgtatctctttccttctcttctcttcctctcagcTTGTTGTATACAGGTAGAGAGGTGGGCTGGACGTGTTTTTTCTAACTTTTAGTTTGCAGGGAttaaaagtaaactttttttctttttttttttttttgcggggctgggggtggtggttcAGGGgctgtgtggatttttttttgctaccaCTGCATTTTTCTTGCTGTAGAGGTTTGGTGGGCTAAATTATTGTATTACAGATCTGCGTTCTTGCAGGTTTGCTGCACCTGCATGATGCCTTGGGATCCAATTTCGTGATGGATCTGATGATGCACGGAAGAATATAGTTAATTTATAATGCAAATAATAGTAATTCATACATATTAAGACTGAAAAGGGTTGTCTAGTGTGATCATTTCCATGACAGTAAATTCTGCTTTATAATACCTGTTTGGGCTGTATTTTGGCTTTGGGAAGAAGATTCATCTTCATGTAAAGAGTTGAGTGATGGAGAAGCCACTATGTCGATAAGTAAATTGTTCCAAAAGTTCATCAGTTGAAGTGGTCTAACCTCAGATCCCAGCCAGTGTTGTCTTAACGTCTTATATTTTTAGGTTAAGGACCTCTCTGCTATCAGCTTTCTCTGTCTTGTAAATCTAGCTGGTGTAGTTTCAAGTCAAGTCACCCCTTAATTTTAGATAAATGGACTCTACAGCTGCTTACTGCTGCGGTGTAAGTTCGTATAAAATTTTGTGGTAAACACCCTTTTTGAAGCATGCTGGTGGAAATGGACACAGCATTTCAGTAGTGGTCTCACTAATGCTGCCTGCAGGAGGGACGATGTCGTTCTGCTTCTGCCTGATCTTCTTTTGCACAGGCATTTGCTCCATCGGTCACGCGTGCAAAGCAGCATGCAGTGTTGGGGAGTGGCGTGACACCGGGAAAAATGTAGAGCCAGAGCACATAACCAGCAGGCTTTGTTCCCAGCAGGGCACGTGGGTGAGTTCCCCATGCCAAGTAATTGACTTCAATCTAAGTTATTTATAGCTCTATGACTGCTTCAAATTTTACCAACAGTGAACGGAAAGAAACAGTATCTGGAAAGCACTGAGACCTGGGCAGGTTCCTAGGGTAGACCACTAGAAACATCCCCTGAGGGGGAGCAGTCTCCCGTTCACCGATTTCCTAAATCCAGATGTTTGTGTAACCAGCTGACCAGCTGTTATCCTGGCTTTCtcatcctttcctttcttcctgcttgCTTGTCGTTTGCGTGTAGTTTTTCATTAAACTGTGAGCCGCCTGGGgaaagaactgtttttttttttcactgctattTCTATTGCACTTAGCACAAAAAAGCCTTTGATGCTGCTTGGGTTCTCTGTCCGGGCTCACATACCAAATTAACAATGGCTGGCATTTAAGCAACAAGCGCATGGACCTGGTTGTCCATGGATACCCCTGTTTTTGACAAAAACAGCAAGCACCTGACCCGCTGCTCCTGCATGCGTATAGGAGCCCTGTCAACCTGGGAGAGTTTAGTGAGTGGTGTGGGGACTGCTTCAACAGGTCCTTGTACCCATGGCATGTCTCCAGATGTCCCTGTGTGCTCCATCCTCAGTCTCTAGCCCCGGAGCATCCTAACTATTCTGGCTGTATTTCATCCCTCTGGTTAAAACAACCTCTTTTAAATCTAGAAAGTAAATGATTGCACTAGAGATAATTTTAGTGAGATAACAAACAGTGTGAGAATGTCCTACACCTTGCTTTTtagctggtttttggtttgggttttttttgttttttttatccttgCATTATTCATGAACGTGCATCTCTGGCACAGTGTAATCAAATTCAGTACTGTGCGCTGAATACATACTATATATTCATGCTGcagaaacttttttcttaaaatctgtgCATAGGAAACCAGTCATGATTTCACTCTTCTCTTAGCCCGGTTGCTGTGGAGATTTAATAGGTGCTACTGAAATGGACAGAATTTAAGTCAAATAAATATGCAAATCTTTGACTTTCCTGTTGCAACTTGTTCATGACTATGGAGCCGTAGCTTCAACGTT
This window encodes:
- the COQ3 gene encoding ubiquinone biosynthesis O-methyltransferase, mitochondrial isoform X3, yielding MKSSGTLPVSPTEIKSSMLTMKRLFSTSHSSVDSKEMKKFQLLAHKWWDEEGEFSALHSMNDIRVPFIRDTLLNMSSNYHLGNPLSGVKILDVGCGGGLLSEPLGRLGASVTGIDPLEDNIRTADQHKSFDPVLAKRIQYKSSSLEEIVEESMETFDVIVASEVVEHVADLEAFIKCCSLVLKPEGSLFITTINKTQLSYVLGIVVAEKIIGIVPEGTHEWEKFVPPEELERLLESNGFSVKTVNGMLYNPLSGSWSWMESTSVNYAMHAVKSGAQAQSSPTDALSEMESEQPSATAGTTV
- the COQ3 gene encoding ubiquinone biosynthesis O-methyltransferase, mitochondrial isoform X1, yielding MWGGGRAARALTRALGRRRAAAAAGDDHADLSFQTGLRGALQNYNWKIQMKSSGTLPVSPTEIKSSMLTMKRLFSTSHSSVDSKEMKKFQLLAHKWWDEEGEFSALHSMNDIRVPFIRDTLLNMSSNYHLGNPLSGVKILDVGCGGGLLSEPLGRLGASVTGIDPLEDNIRTADQHKSFDPVLAKRIQYKSSSLEEIVEESMETFDVIVASEVVEHVADLEAFIKCCSLVLKPEGSLFITTINKTQLSYVLGIVVAEKIIGIVPEGTHEWEKFVPPEELERLLESNGFSVKTVNGMLYNPLSGSWSWMESTSVNYAMHAVKSGAQAQSSPTDALSEMESEQPSATAGTTV
- the COQ3 gene encoding ubiquinone biosynthesis O-methyltransferase, mitochondrial isoform X2 — its product is MWGGGRAARALTRALGRRRAAAAAGGLRGALQNYNWKIQMKSSGTLPVSPTEIKSSMLTMKRLFSTSHSSVDSKEMKKFQLLAHKWWDEEGEFSALHSMNDIRVPFIRDTLLNMSSNYHLGNPLSGVKILDVGCGGGLLSEPLGRLGASVTGIDPLEDNIRTADQHKSFDPVLAKRIQYKSSSLEEIVEESMETFDVIVASEVVEHVADLEAFIKCCSLVLKPEGSLFITTINKTQLSYVLGIVVAEKIIGIVPEGTHEWEKFVPPEELERLLESNGFSVKTVNGMLYNPLSGSWSWMESTSVNYAMHAVKSGAQAQSSPTDALSEMESEQPSATAGTTV